A DNA window from Anastrepha ludens isolate Willacy chromosome 6, idAnaLude1.1, whole genome shotgun sequence contains the following coding sequences:
- the LOC128868332 gene encoding alpha-tocopherol transfer protein-like isoform X3, translated as MSTPTLDVRPLTPVLQQKAIVELNEVPERLPADIATLREWLLKQPHLKARTSDQFLVSFLRGCKFSLEKAKRKLDQYYTLRTALPELHQHTFVDDQRLRAIIRLGVTLYLPLPLMDDGPCMVLMRPGKYDPNAFNITDILRASIILQDIFIINNDNAIVGGFMQIGDFEDFGWAHFLQMSPSLMKRFSLYAEEGLPIRIKNSHFFNTGAVFEKLFAVLKLVMPSQMIERFHVHPTFDSLCEAVPIKYLPKDYGGENYSIEEIIARSEQKILEYREYLLDEENYGVDEKLRLGGATNFEALFGQEGSFRKLDVD; from the exons ATGTCCACGCCCACATTAGACGTACGCCCACTAACGCCGGTATTGCAACAGAAGGCAATCGTCGAATTGAACGAGGTGCCCGAACGACTACCCGCGGACATCGCTACGCTCAGAGAGTGGCTCCTAAAGCAGCCACACTTGAAGGCACGCACAAGTGATCAATTTCTCGTAAGCTTCTTGCGTGGCTGTAAGTTCAGTCTAGAGAAAGCGAAGCGAAAACTCGATCAGTACTACACTTTGCGCACAGCGCTACCCGAATTGCATCAACACACATTCGTGGATGATCAACGTTTGCGCGCCATCATACGTTTGGG TGTCACCCTCTATCTGCCACTACCGCTTATGGACGATGGGCCATGTATGGTGTTGATGCGACCTGGCAAGTACGATCCAAATGCATTCAATATAACAGATATACTGCGCGCCAGCATCATATTACaggatatatttataataaacaatgatAATGCCATTGTTGGTGGTTTTATGCAAATCGGCGACTTTGAGGACTTCGGTTGGGCACATTTTCTACAAATGAGCCCATCACTCATGAAACGATTCAGTTTGTACGCCGAAGAGGGTTTACCGATACGCattaaaaattcacattttttcaaTACGGGTGCGGTCTTTGAAAAGCTGTTTGCCGTGTTAAAATTAGTGATGCCAAGCCAGATGATTGAAAGG TTTCACGTACACCCCACATTTGATTCCCTGTGCGAAGCCGTGCCAATAAAGTACCTGCCAAAGGATTATGGTGGTGAAAATTACAGCATTGAGGAGATTATCGCAAGAAGTGAGCAAAAAATTTTGGAGTATCGTGAGTATTTGTTGGATGAAGAAAATTATGGTGTGGATGAAAAGCTACGCCTAGGCGGTGCAACTAATTTCGAGGCACTGTTCGGACAGGAAGGTTCATTCAGAAAGCTGGACGTGGATTGA
- the LOC128868332 gene encoding alpha-tocopherol transfer protein-like isoform X1, with product MRSRLIKCLILQIIARVKNKQTKYHTYKLVQHTQRKRNRLNTNMSTPTLDVRPLTPVLQQKAIVELNEVPERLPADIATLREWLLKQPHLKARTSDQFLVSFLRGCKFSLEKAKRKLDQYYTLRTALPELHQHTFVDDQRLRAIIRLGVTLYLPLPLMDDGPCMVLMRPGKYDPNAFNITDILRASIILQDIFIINNDNAIVGGFMQIGDFEDFGWAHFLQMSPSLMKRFSLYAEEGLPIRIKNSHFFNTGAVFEKLFAVLKLVMPSQMIERFHVHPTFDSLCEAVPIKYLPKDYGGENYSIEEIIARSEQKILEYREYLLDEENYGVDEKLRLGGATNFEALFGQEGSFRKLDVD from the exons ATGCGGTCACGTTTAATAAAGTGTTTGATATTGCAAATAATCGCTCgagtgaaaaataaacaaacaaaataccaCACATACAAAC TAGTGCAGCATACACAGCGAAAAAGAAACCGACTAAATACGAACATGTCCACGCCCACATTAGACGTACGCCCACTAACGCCGGTATTGCAACAGAAGGCAATCGTCGAATTGAACGAGGTGCCCGAACGACTACCCGCGGACATCGCTACGCTCAGAGAGTGGCTCCTAAAGCAGCCACACTTGAAGGCACGCACAAGTGATCAATTTCTCGTAAGCTTCTTGCGTGGCTGTAAGTTCAGTCTAGAGAAAGCGAAGCGAAAACTCGATCAGTACTACACTTTGCGCACAGCGCTACCCGAATTGCATCAACACACATTCGTGGATGATCAACGTTTGCGCGCCATCATACGTTTGGG TGTCACCCTCTATCTGCCACTACCGCTTATGGACGATGGGCCATGTATGGTGTTGATGCGACCTGGCAAGTACGATCCAAATGCATTCAATATAACAGATATACTGCGCGCCAGCATCATATTACaggatatatttataataaacaatgatAATGCCATTGTTGGTGGTTTTATGCAAATCGGCGACTTTGAGGACTTCGGTTGGGCACATTTTCTACAAATGAGCCCATCACTCATGAAACGATTCAGTTTGTACGCCGAAGAGGGTTTACCGATACGCattaaaaattcacattttttcaaTACGGGTGCGGTCTTTGAAAAGCTGTTTGCCGTGTTAAAATTAGTGATGCCAAGCCAGATGATTGAAAGG TTTCACGTACACCCCACATTTGATTCCCTGTGCGAAGCCGTGCCAATAAAGTACCTGCCAAAGGATTATGGTGGTGAAAATTACAGCATTGAGGAGATTATCGCAAGAAGTGAGCAAAAAATTTTGGAGTATCGTGAGTATTTGTTGGATGAAGAAAATTATGGTGTGGATGAAAAGCTACGCCTAGGCGGTGCAACTAATTTCGAGGCACTGTTCGGACAGGAAGGTTCATTCAGAAAGCTGGACGTGGATTGA
- the LOC128868332 gene encoding alpha-tocopherol transfer protein-like isoform X2 yields MRSRLIKCLILQIIARVKNKQTKYHTYKLQHTQRKRNRLNTNMSTPTLDVRPLTPVLQQKAIVELNEVPERLPADIATLREWLLKQPHLKARTSDQFLVSFLRGCKFSLEKAKRKLDQYYTLRTALPELHQHTFVDDQRLRAIIRLGVTLYLPLPLMDDGPCMVLMRPGKYDPNAFNITDILRASIILQDIFIINNDNAIVGGFMQIGDFEDFGWAHFLQMSPSLMKRFSLYAEEGLPIRIKNSHFFNTGAVFEKLFAVLKLVMPSQMIERFHVHPTFDSLCEAVPIKYLPKDYGGENYSIEEIIARSEQKILEYREYLLDEENYGVDEKLRLGGATNFEALFGQEGSFRKLDVD; encoded by the exons ATGCGGTCACGTTTAATAAAGTGTTTGATATTGCAAATAATCGCTCgagtgaaaaataaacaaacaaaataccaCACATACAAAC TGCAGCATACACAGCGAAAAAGAAACCGACTAAATACGAACATGTCCACGCCCACATTAGACGTACGCCCACTAACGCCGGTATTGCAACAGAAGGCAATCGTCGAATTGAACGAGGTGCCCGAACGACTACCCGCGGACATCGCTACGCTCAGAGAGTGGCTCCTAAAGCAGCCACACTTGAAGGCACGCACAAGTGATCAATTTCTCGTAAGCTTCTTGCGTGGCTGTAAGTTCAGTCTAGAGAAAGCGAAGCGAAAACTCGATCAGTACTACACTTTGCGCACAGCGCTACCCGAATTGCATCAACACACATTCGTGGATGATCAACGTTTGCGCGCCATCATACGTTTGGG TGTCACCCTCTATCTGCCACTACCGCTTATGGACGATGGGCCATGTATGGTGTTGATGCGACCTGGCAAGTACGATCCAAATGCATTCAATATAACAGATATACTGCGCGCCAGCATCATATTACaggatatatttataataaacaatgatAATGCCATTGTTGGTGGTTTTATGCAAATCGGCGACTTTGAGGACTTCGGTTGGGCACATTTTCTACAAATGAGCCCATCACTCATGAAACGATTCAGTTTGTACGCCGAAGAGGGTTTACCGATACGCattaaaaattcacattttttcaaTACGGGTGCGGTCTTTGAAAAGCTGTTTGCCGTGTTAAAATTAGTGATGCCAAGCCAGATGATTGAAAGG TTTCACGTACACCCCACATTTGATTCCCTGTGCGAAGCCGTGCCAATAAAGTACCTGCCAAAGGATTATGGTGGTGAAAATTACAGCATTGAGGAGATTATCGCAAGAAGTGAGCAAAAAATTTTGGAGTATCGTGAGTATTTGTTGGATGAAGAAAATTATGGTGTGGATGAAAAGCTACGCCTAGGCGGTGCAACTAATTTCGAGGCACTGTTCGGACAGGAAGGTTCATTCAGAAAGCTGGACGTGGATTGA